One part of the Nocardioides zeae genome encodes these proteins:
- a CDS encoding ABC transporter ATP-binding protein yields the protein MSTTTPGPASAPTPGSARARAATAVVSGEEIGAIATIRRGVRHSPELAHGIRVTLLLAVLATAGQVVVPVAVQQTLDRGINAPGGTDVRFTVVMALLATVAVVATGVASYLMTYRLFRAAETGLSSLRVKAFRHVHDLPLGTQDTERRGSLVSRVTSDIDQVSQFIVFGGVLLVVSVGQVVVATIVMAVYSWELTLVVWLCFAPLFLSLRYFQRRLSEAYGVVRRQVGLMLSAIAEPVVGAAVVRSYAVEGRTQARIDTAIDTYRAAAVRAQGFTAVSFSLGGISAGLANAGVIVIGVLLGIAGRMTAGEILAFAFLVTLFVGPVQMGTQILTDAQNAIAGWRRVIGLLDTPAELVDPGPEGANLPDRAVDVELDDVWFAYPGGEPVLRDVSLSIAAGRRVAVVGETGSGKSTIAKLLTRLVDPTSGSVRLDGLDLREVRGSSLRRRVVLVPQEGFLFDDTVLANARYGDLSADEARVLAAAAEIGLDDWIAGLPDGVHTRVGQRGESLSAGERQLVALLRAHLADPDLLVLDEATSAVDPALEMRINRALERLMAGRTAITIAHRLSTAEKADDVVVVDAGRIVQHGPHAELVAEEGSVYARLHASWVAQRAVAS from the coding sequence ATGAGCACGACGACGCCCGGTCCGGCCAGCGCCCCGACCCCGGGCTCGGCACGCGCCCGGGCCGCCACCGCCGTCGTCTCCGGCGAGGAGATCGGCGCGATCGCGACCATCCGACGCGGGGTGCGGCACTCGCCGGAGCTGGCCCACGGCATCCGGGTGACGCTGCTGCTCGCCGTCCTGGCCACGGCCGGCCAGGTCGTCGTGCCCGTCGCCGTGCAGCAGACGCTCGACCGGGGCATCAACGCCCCCGGCGGCACCGACGTCCGGTTCACCGTCGTGATGGCGCTCCTCGCCACCGTCGCCGTGGTCGCGACGGGCGTGGCGTCCTACCTGATGACCTACCGCCTCTTCCGCGCCGCCGAGACGGGGCTCTCGTCGCTGCGGGTCAAGGCGTTCCGCCACGTGCACGACCTGCCGCTGGGCACGCAGGACACGGAGCGGCGCGGGTCCCTGGTGTCCCGGGTGACGAGCGACATCGACCAGGTCAGCCAGTTCATCGTGTTCGGCGGCGTGCTGCTCGTGGTGAGCGTCGGCCAGGTGGTCGTCGCGACGATCGTGATGGCGGTCTACAGCTGGGAGCTGACCCTCGTGGTCTGGCTCTGCTTCGCGCCCCTCTTCCTGTCGCTGCGGTACTTCCAGCGCCGGCTCTCGGAGGCGTACGGCGTGGTCCGCCGCCAGGTGGGGCTCATGCTCTCCGCGATCGCCGAGCCGGTCGTGGGCGCCGCGGTGGTGCGGTCCTACGCGGTCGAGGGGCGCACCCAGGCCCGCATCGACACCGCCATCGACACCTACCGGGCAGCCGCCGTGCGCGCCCAGGGCTTCACCGCGGTGTCGTTCTCCCTCGGCGGCATCTCCGCCGGCCTCGCCAACGCCGGCGTCATCGTCATCGGCGTGCTGCTCGGCATCGCCGGTCGGATGACGGCGGGCGAGATCCTGGCGTTCGCCTTCCTCGTCACGCTGTTCGTCGGCCCCGTGCAGATGGGCACGCAGATCCTCACCGACGCCCAGAACGCGATCGCCGGGTGGCGTCGCGTCATCGGCCTCCTCGACACCCCGGCCGAGCTCGTCGACCCGGGTCCGGAGGGCGCGAACCTCCCCGACCGGGCCGTCGACGTCGAGCTCGACGACGTCTGGTTCGCCTACCCGGGCGGCGAGCCGGTCCTGCGCGACGTGTCGCTCTCGATCGCCGCCGGACGCCGCGTGGCCGTCGTGGGCGAGACCGGCTCGGGCAAGTCCACCATCGCCAAGCTGCTCACGCGGCTCGTCGACCCGACGTCGGGGTCCGTCCGCCTCGACGGCCTCGACCTGCGCGAGGTGCGCGGATCGTCGCTGCGCCGTCGGGTCGTGCTCGTGCCGCAGGAGGGGTTCCTGTTCGACGACACGGTGCTCGCCAACGCACGCTACGGCGACCTCTCCGCTGACGAGGCGCGGGTGCTCGCCGCCGCCGCCGAGATCGGGCTGGACGACTGGATCGCCGGCCTGCCCGACGGGGTGCACACCCGGGTGGGCCAGCGGGGCGAGTCCCTCTCGGCGGGGGAGCGGCAGCTCGTCGCGCTGCTGCGCGCGCACCTGGCCGACCCCGACCTCCTCGTGCTCGACGAGGCGACGAGCGCCGTCGACCCGGCGCTCGAGATGCGCATCAACCGCGCGCTGGAGCGCCTGATGGCCGGACGCACCGCCATCACGATCGCCCACCGGCTCTCGACGGCGGAGAAGGCCGACGACGTCGTCGTCGTCGACGCGGGTCGCATCGTCCAGCACGGGCCCCACGCGGAGCTCGTGGCCGAGGAGGGGTCGGTCTACGCCCGGCTCCACGCCTCCTGGGTCGCACAGCGGGCGGTGGCCTCGTGA
- a CDS encoding ABC transporter ATP-binding protein, translating into MAPGETARPSATRAGLRVLGVAIRREPWVFTLATLGSVLFGALTVADAWVLGWSTDHVVLPAFRDGEIGAGLLVVVVALFVGVAILRAVGIVARRLGAGIMQYRMEAHDRRAVTRQYLALPMSWHHRHPTGVLLSNANADVQAAWGPVAPLPMAVGTVAMMVIAVVQMVVTDLVLALVGLLVFPAVIVVNLWFQRVTSPLMTRVQELRGVVSEIAHESFDGALVVKTLGRESEETERFRQRSEELRDVAIRAGRLRAAFDPILNALPNVGVLLVLVVGVARVLDGSSEPGAVVTVAYLLTVVAFPIRSIGWLLGDLPRSVVGYDRVRRVLHAEGGLDFGDDRLASPGPGARLEVEGVRFGYAADAPVLSDVSFTVEPGRTVAVVGPTAAGKSTLTSLLTRLVDPQAGALRVDGTDLRDLAYGALADAVAVVQQTAFLFDDTVRGNVALGLDVDDAEVWAALETAQAADFVRRLPAGLDTELGERGTTLSGGQRQRLSLARALVRRPRLLVLDDATSAVDPEVEARILAALRSDDPEHDAPAAGTTLVVVAYRKATIGLADEVVFLDEGRVVDQGPHDELLTRNAAYARIVTAYDHDPEAPDSPDRASSPAEEALR; encoded by the coding sequence GTGGCACCAGGGGAGACCGCACGACCGTCGGCGACACGGGCGGGCCTGCGGGTGCTGGGGGTCGCGATCCGGCGGGAGCCGTGGGTCTTCACCCTCGCGACCCTGGGCAGCGTCCTGTTCGGCGCGCTGACGGTGGCGGACGCCTGGGTGCTGGGGTGGTCGACGGACCACGTCGTGCTCCCCGCGTTCCGCGACGGCGAGATCGGCGCGGGCCTCCTCGTCGTGGTGGTCGCGCTCTTCGTCGGCGTCGCGATCCTGCGAGCCGTCGGCATCGTCGCCCGTCGCCTCGGCGCGGGGATCATGCAATACCGCATGGAGGCGCACGACCGGCGTGCGGTGACGCGGCAATACCTGGCGCTGCCCATGTCGTGGCACCACCGCCACCCCACCGGCGTGCTGCTCTCCAACGCGAACGCCGACGTCCAGGCCGCCTGGGGTCCCGTCGCGCCCCTGCCGATGGCCGTGGGCACCGTGGCGATGATGGTGATCGCCGTCGTGCAGATGGTGGTGACGGACCTCGTGCTGGCCCTCGTCGGCCTCCTCGTCTTCCCGGCCGTCATCGTCGTCAACCTCTGGTTCCAGCGCGTCACGTCGCCGCTGATGACGCGCGTGCAGGAGCTGCGCGGCGTGGTCAGCGAGATCGCCCACGAGTCGTTCGACGGTGCCCTGGTCGTGAAGACCCTCGGCCGCGAGTCCGAGGAGACCGAGCGGTTCCGGCAGCGCAGCGAGGAGCTGCGCGACGTCGCGATCCGCGCAGGGCGGCTCCGGGCTGCCTTCGACCCGATCCTCAACGCCCTGCCCAACGTGGGGGTGCTCCTCGTGCTCGTCGTGGGCGTGGCCCGCGTGCTCGACGGGTCCAGCGAGCCCGGCGCCGTCGTGACGGTGGCCTACCTGCTGACCGTCGTCGCGTTCCCCATCCGCTCCATCGGCTGGCTCCTGGGCGACCTGCCGCGCAGCGTCGTGGGCTACGACCGCGTGCGGCGCGTGCTGCACGCCGAGGGTGGCCTCGACTTCGGCGACGACCGTCTCGCGAGCCCCGGCCCCGGTGCGCGGCTGGAGGTCGAGGGCGTCCGCTTCGGGTACGCCGCGGACGCGCCCGTGCTCAGCGACGTCAGCTTCACGGTCGAGCCGGGGCGCACCGTCGCGGTCGTCGGGCCGACGGCCGCCGGCAAGAGCACGCTGACCTCTCTGCTGACCCGCCTCGTCGACCCGCAGGCGGGAGCCTTGCGGGTGGACGGCACCGACCTGCGCGACCTGGCCTACGGCGCGCTCGCCGACGCCGTCGCCGTGGTCCAGCAGACCGCCTTCCTGTTCGACGACACGGTGCGCGGCAACGTGGCGCTGGGTCTCGACGTCGACGACGCCGAGGTGTGGGCGGCGCTCGAGACCGCGCAGGCCGCCGACTTCGTGCGCCGGCTGCCCGCCGGTCTCGACACCGAGCTGGGGGAGCGGGGCACCACCCTGTCGGGCGGCCAGCGGCAGCGCCTCTCCCTCGCCCGGGCGCTCGTGCGGCGCCCCCGCCTGCTCGTGCTCGACGACGCGACCTCGGCCGTCGACCCGGAGGTGGAGGCGCGCATCCTCGCGGCGCTGCGCAGCGACGACCCGGAGCACGACGCGCCCGCCGCGGGCACCACGCTCGTGGTGGTCGCCTACCGCAAGGCCACCATCGGCCTCGCCGACGAGGTCGTCTTCCTCGACGAGGGCCGCGTCGTCGACCAGGGGCCGCACGACGAGCTCCTGACGCGCAACGCGGCCTACGCGCGGATCGTGACCGCCTACGACCACGACCCCGAGGCGCCGGACTCACCGGACCGCGCGTCGAGCCCCGCCGAGGAGGCGCTCCGATGA
- a CDS encoding Trp biosynthesis-associated membrane protein, with protein MTGDARRTFGPVVLLGLAASGLVAFGGTRAWVDTGGATGGVNGLGQSGMATTADLGTSPLAGALGLVLLACWGVVLVTRRWFRRAVAVLAVVTALGVVATVVTGARTLPDDVAAQLASTGQSVEPTLAPWLFVTGAAAVVVALAAAAAVRLAPAWPEMGSRYDAPADATEAAAVEQPRTSLDLWKALDEGHDPTR; from the coding sequence ATGACGGGCGACGCACGACGGACCTTCGGCCCGGTCGTGCTCCTCGGCCTGGCGGCGAGCGGTCTCGTCGCCTTCGGTGGCACCCGGGCGTGGGTCGACACCGGCGGTGCGACCGGCGGCGTGAACGGGCTCGGCCAGAGCGGCATGGCCACCACCGCCGACCTCGGCACGTCCCCGCTGGCGGGCGCCCTCGGCCTCGTGCTGCTGGCGTGCTGGGGCGTCGTGCTGGTGACGCGCCGCTGGTTCCGGCGCGCCGTCGCCGTGCTGGCGGTCGTCACCGCCCTCGGGGTCGTGGCCACGGTCGTCACGGGCGCACGCACGCTCCCCGACGACGTCGCCGCCCAGCTGGCGAGCACGGGCCAGTCGGTCGAGCCGACCCTGGCGCCCTGGCTGTTCGTGACCGGCGCGGCCGCCGTCGTCGTCGCGCTGGCCGCCGCCGCGGCCGTGCGCCTGGCTCCGGCCTGGCCGGAGATGGGGTCGCGGTACGACGCGCCCGCCGACGCCACCGAGGCCGCCGCCGTCGAGCAGCCCCGCACGTCGCTCGACCTGTGGAAGGCGCTCGACGAGGGGCACGACCCCACGCGCTGA
- the hisI gene encoding phosphoribosyl-AMP cyclohydrolase, giving the protein MSSLAPEIAARLKRTADGLVPAVVQQHDTGEVLMLGWMDDEALARTLGTGRATYWSRSRQEYWVKGETSGHRQWVKDVRLDCDGDTLLVKVDQEGAACHTGDRTCFDAVRLGPA; this is encoded by the coding sequence GTGAGCAGCCTGGCCCCCGAGATCGCCGCCCGTCTCAAGCGCACCGCCGACGGGCTCGTCCCCGCCGTCGTGCAGCAGCACGACACCGGCGAGGTGCTCATGCTCGGCTGGATGGACGACGAGGCCCTCGCCCGCACGCTCGGCACCGGTCGCGCGACGTACTGGTCGCGCTCGCGCCAGGAGTACTGGGTGAAGGGCGAGACCTCCGGCCACCGCCAGTGGGTGAAGGACGTGCGGCTCGACTGCGACGGCGACACCCTGCTGGTGAAGGTGGACCAGGAGGGCGCGGCCTGCCACACGGGCGACCGCACGTGCTTCGACGCCGTGCGGCTGGGTCCGGCATGA
- a CDS encoding Maf family protein, protein MPTLVLGSASPARLRTLRTAGVEPVVIVSGVDESGLEHLAPTDLAGTLAELKRDAVAVRPDVPAGALVLGCDSVLELDGVAHGKPRDAEDAVARWARMSGRTGLLHTGHALVDTATGQRRTRVATTAVQFAEVDEAEVRAYVATGEPLHVAGAFTLEGLGAAFVRGVEGDPHNVVGVSVPLLRTVLAEMGHRWTDLWSR, encoded by the coding sequence GTGCCCACCCTGGTCCTCGGTTCCGCGTCCCCCGCCCGCCTGCGCACGCTCCGGACGGCGGGCGTCGAACCGGTCGTGATCGTCTCGGGGGTGGACGAGTCGGGCCTCGAGCACCTGGCGCCGACGGACCTCGCCGGGACGCTCGCCGAGCTGAAGCGCGACGCCGTCGCGGTGCGCCCCGACGTGCCGGCGGGAGCCCTCGTGCTGGGCTGCGACTCGGTGCTGGAGCTCGACGGGGTCGCCCACGGCAAGCCCCGTGACGCCGAGGACGCGGTCGCGCGGTGGGCCCGGATGAGCGGCCGCACCGGCCTGCTCCACACGGGGCACGCGCTCGTCGACACGGCGACCGGCCAGCGGCGTACCCGGGTCGCCACGACCGCCGTGCAGTTCGCGGAGGTGGACGAGGCGGAGGTGCGGGCCTACGTCGCGACCGGGGAGCCCTTGCACGTGGCGGGCGCGTTCACGCTCGAGGGCCTCGGGGCGGCGTTCGTGCGCGGCGTCGAGGGGGACCCGCACAACGTGGTGGGCGTCAGCGTGCCGTTGCTCAGGACCGTGCTCGCCGAGATGGGGCACCGCTGGACGGACCTGTGGTCGCGGTGA
- a CDS encoding acetyl/propionyl/methylcrotonyl-CoA carboxylase subunit alpha — protein MPEIKPLRRVLIANRGEIAVRVIRACKDAGIGSVAVYAEPDRDALFVRLADEAHSLEGATPADSYLDIAKILAVAEKSGADSVHPGYGFLAENADFAQAVIDAGLTWIGPPPAAIEALGDKAKAKHIAARANAPLAPGTKDPVADADEVVEFAKANGLPVAIKAVFGGGGRGLKVARTLEEIPDAYDSAVREAVTAFGRGECLVEKFLDKPRHVETQCLADQHGNVVVVSTRDCSLQRRNQKLVEEAPAPFLTDAQLTELYESSKRILKEAGYYGAGTCEFLVAQDGTISFLEVNTRLQVEHCVSEEVTGIDLVREMFRIAAGEELGYGDPEIRGHSIEFRINAEDGGRNFMPAPGTLTAWNPPQGPGVRVDGGYENGETIPGSFDSLIAKLIVTGRDRTQAIERSRRALDEFVVDGMPTVIPFHRTVLNDPAYVGSSTPSGEGEFTVFTQWIETEFDNQIEPFGGTPGEADDEGERQKVVVEVGGRRLEVVIPAGLGGIAAGPAAGGAKKPKRSGGKKAGAAASGDAVASPMQGTIVKVVVEEGQTVAEGDTIVVLEAMKMEQPLKAHKAGTVTGLAAEVGATVANGAVVCELKD, from the coding sequence GTGCCCGAGATCAAGCCCTTGCGTCGCGTGCTCATCGCCAACCGCGGTGAGATCGCGGTGCGCGTCATCCGCGCCTGCAAGGACGCCGGCATCGGCAGCGTGGCCGTCTACGCCGAGCCCGACCGCGACGCCCTCTTCGTGCGACTGGCCGACGAGGCCCACTCCCTCGAGGGCGCGACCCCGGCGGACTCCTACCTCGACATCGCGAAGATCCTCGCCGTCGCCGAGAAGTCGGGCGCCGACTCCGTGCACCCCGGCTACGGCTTCCTCGCCGAGAACGCCGACTTCGCGCAGGCCGTCATCGACGCGGGTCTCACCTGGATCGGCCCGCCGCCGGCCGCCATCGAGGCCCTGGGTGACAAGGCGAAGGCCAAGCACATCGCCGCCCGCGCGAACGCACCCCTCGCCCCCGGCACCAAGGACCCCGTCGCCGACGCCGACGAGGTCGTCGAGTTCGCCAAGGCGAACGGCCTCCCGGTCGCCATCAAGGCGGTCTTCGGCGGTGGCGGTCGTGGACTGAAGGTCGCCCGCACGCTCGAGGAGATCCCCGACGCCTACGACTCGGCGGTCCGCGAGGCCGTCACGGCGTTCGGCCGCGGCGAGTGCCTCGTCGAGAAGTTCCTCGACAAGCCGCGCCACGTCGAGACGCAGTGCCTCGCCGACCAGCACGGCAACGTGGTCGTCGTCTCGACCCGCGACTGCTCGCTGCAGCGCCGCAACCAGAAGCTCGTCGAGGAGGCCCCCGCGCCGTTCCTCACCGACGCCCAGCTCACCGAGCTCTACGAGTCGTCGAAGCGCATCCTCAAGGAGGCCGGCTACTACGGCGCCGGCACCTGCGAGTTCCTCGTCGCCCAGGACGGCACCATCTCCTTCCTCGAGGTCAACACCCGCCTCCAGGTCGAGCACTGCGTCTCGGAGGAGGTCACGGGCATCGACCTCGTGCGCGAGATGTTCCGCATCGCCGCGGGCGAGGAGCTCGGCTACGGCGACCCCGAGATCCGTGGGCACTCCATCGAGTTCCGCATCAACGCCGAGGACGGCGGCCGCAACTTCATGCCGGCCCCCGGCACCCTCACGGCGTGGAACCCGCCGCAGGGTCCCGGCGTCCGCGTCGACGGCGGCTACGAGAACGGCGAGACCATCCCGGGCTCGTTCGACTCCCTCATCGCGAAGCTGATCGTCACGGGCCGCGACCGCACGCAGGCGATCGAGCGCTCGCGCCGCGCGCTCGACGAGTTCGTCGTCGACGGCATGCCCACCGTGATCCCCTTCCACCGCACGGTGCTCAACGACCCGGCGTACGTCGGCTCGTCGACCCCATCCGGCGAGGGCGAGTTCACCGTGTTCACGCAGTGGATCGAGACCGAGTTCGACAACCAGATCGAGCCCTTCGGCGGCACGCCGGGTGAGGCCGACGACGAGGGCGAGCGCCAGAAGGTCGTCGTCGAGGTCGGCGGTCGCCGCCTCGAGGTCGTCATCCCGGCCGGTCTCGGCGGGATCGCCGCCGGTCCCGCCGCGGGCGGCGCCAAGAAGCCCAAGCGCTCGGGCGGCAAGAAGGCCGGCGCCGCGGCGTCCGGCGACGCCGTCGCCTCCCCCATGCAGGGCACCATCGTCAAGGTCGTCGTCGAGGAGGGCCAGACGGTCGCCGAGGGCGACACGATCGTCGTCCTCGAGGCGATGAAGATGGAGCAGCCGCTGAAGGCCCACAAGGCCGGCACGGTCACCGGCCTGGCCGCCGAGGTCGGCGCGACGGTCGCGAACGGCGCCGTCGTGTGCGAGCTCAAGGACTGA
- a CDS encoding LLM class F420-dependent oxidoreductase, which produces MTRFGYTLMTEQSGPKDLVRHAVAAERIGFDFEVASDHYFPWLSAQGHAPYAWSVLGAVAHATERVDLMTYVTCPTIRYHPAVVAQKAATLGLLSDGRFTLGLGAGENLNEHVVGQGWPSVDARQDMLVEAIEIIRALHTGELTTWEGDYFRIDSARVWDLPDEPVQIGVAVGGQKAVRRFGPLADHLVATEPDADLLSAWDATDGAPTIGSPGRAIGQIPICWDPDRDAAVERAHEQFRWFAGGWSVNADLPTTAGFAGATQFVRPEDVAENIPCGPDLDAIVEAVKPFWEAGFTDVALVQVGGDSVDRFLDEAAEPLLEKLRAASA; this is translated from the coding sequence ATGACGCGATTCGGATACACCCTCATGACCGAGCAGTCCGGCCCGAAGGACCTCGTGCGCCACGCCGTCGCCGCGGAGCGGATCGGCTTCGACTTCGAGGTCGCCAGCGACCACTACTTCCCCTGGCTGTCGGCGCAGGGCCACGCGCCGTACGCCTGGTCCGTGCTCGGCGCCGTCGCCCACGCGACGGAGCGGGTGGACCTCATGACCTACGTGACGTGCCCGACGATCCGCTACCACCCCGCGGTGGTCGCCCAGAAGGCGGCGACCCTCGGGCTGCTCTCCGACGGGCGCTTCACCCTCGGCCTGGGCGCGGGCGAGAACCTCAACGAGCACGTCGTCGGCCAGGGCTGGCCGAGCGTCGACGCGCGGCAGGACATGCTCGTCGAGGCCATCGAGATCATCCGGGCCCTGCACACGGGCGAGCTGACGACGTGGGAGGGCGACTACTTCCGCATCGACTCGGCCCGGGTCTGGGACCTCCCCGACGAGCCCGTCCAGATCGGTGTCGCGGTGGGTGGGCAGAAGGCGGTACGCCGCTTCGGACCCCTCGCCGACCACCTCGTCGCCACCGAGCCGGACGCCGACCTGCTGTCCGCGTGGGACGCGACCGACGGCGCGCCCACCATCGGCTCGCCCGGTCGTGCCATCGGCCAGATCCCGATCTGCTGGGACCCCGACCGCGACGCCGCCGTCGAGCGGGCGCACGAGCAGTTCCGGTGGTTCGCCGGCGGCTGGTCCGTCAACGCCGACCTGCCGACGACGGCCGGCTTCGCGGGCGCCACGCAGTTCGTGCGGCCCGAGGACGTCGCCGAGAACATCCCGTGCGGCCCCGACCTCGACGCCATCGTCGAGGCGGTCAAGCCGTTCTGGGAGGCGGGCTTCACCGACGTCGCGCTCGTGCAGGTGGGGGGCGACTCGGTCGACCGGTTCCTCGACGAGGCCGCCGAGCCGCTGCTCGAGAAGCTGCGCGCCGCCTCCGCCTGA
- a CDS encoding GtrA family protein: protein MGRRWRRLAAEVGKFSLVGLVATAVAVVLFNWLLHGFLQGEALLEDRPLSAYVLANTIGMLISYGGTRRWVFKHRAAATADGGFTAYVVINVATMSLPVACLWFSRTVLGLTDPVADNVSANVIGLTAGFVARFYLFRRFVFSTPAQPLAVTATTGPSSGAPSRRARS, encoded by the coding sequence ATGGGGAGACGCTGGCGACGCCTGGCCGCCGAGGTGGGCAAGTTCAGCCTCGTCGGTCTCGTCGCCACGGCGGTCGCGGTCGTCCTCTTCAACTGGCTGCTCCACGGCTTCCTCCAGGGCGAGGCGCTGCTGGAGGACCGCCCCCTGTCGGCCTACGTGCTGGCCAACACCATCGGCATGCTCATCAGCTACGGCGGCACCCGCCGCTGGGTGTTCAAGCACCGCGCCGCGGCCACGGCGGACGGCGGGTTCACGGCGTACGTCGTCATCAACGTCGCGACGATGTCGCTGCCCGTCGCGTGCCTCTGGTTCAGCCGCACCGTGCTCGGGCTGACGGACCCGGTCGCCGACAACGTGTCCGCGAACGTCATCGGCCTGACGGCCGGCTTCGTCGCGCGGTTCTACCTCTTCCGCAGGTTCGTGTTCAGCACCCCGGCGCAGCCGCTGGCGGTCACCGCGACCACAGGTCCGTCCAGCGGTGCCCCATCTCGGCGAGCACGGTCCTGA